Proteins encoded together in one Epinephelus lanceolatus isolate andai-2023 chromosome 4, ASM4190304v1, whole genome shotgun sequence window:
- the slc33a1 gene encoding acetyl-coenzyme A transporter 1: protein MEHSEFMTLKNGRQRKMAGASLPPENMRDVDRDEASSEPDVEDEAEGLIRGSDSEDRRHKGRPGIRGELANVSLLLFLYVLQGIPLGLAGSIPLILQSKSVSYKDQAFFSFVFWPFSLKLLWAPLVDALYFSRFGRRKSWLVPTQYLLGLFMLYLSFTVDSLLQSEGGPQVVTLTAVFFMLAFLAATQDIAVDGWALTMLSRENVGYASTCNSVGQTAGYFLGNVLFLALESANFCNKYLRAEPKDTGIVTLSDFLLFWGGVFLISTTLVAIIKRENEPGKGKRRVHEETQGVTETYKLLFSIIKMPTVFTFCILLLTAKIGFSAADAVTGLKLVEAGVPKEQLALLAVPMVPLQILLPVIISKYTAGPRPLDVFYKAFPFRLLIGLEYAFLVWWTPSVKQEGGFPVYYYAIVLLSYALHQVALYSMYVACMAFHAKVSDPLIGGTYMTLLNTVTNLGGNWPSTVALWMVDPLTSKECEGAVGQSCGSPEEAGLCVKEGGACVTTLDGYYVESVVCVVIGLAWWLWLGKRMRQLQEQSPAAWRCRANQ from the exons ATGGAGCACTCCGAATTTATGACACTCAAGAACGGGCGGCAGAGGAAGATGGCAGGTGCCTCTCTCCCACCTGAGAACATGAGGGACGTGGACAGGGATGAGGCAAGCTCTGAACCAGATGTGGAAGACGAAGCAGAGGGTCTTATCAGAGGGTCAGACTCTGAGGACAGGAGGCACAAAGGCCGGCCCGGGATTCGTGGCGAGTTGGCGAACGTGTCGCTTCTTCTGTTCCTGTACGTGCTGCAGGGGATTCCTCTGGGACTGGCTGGTAGCATCCCTCTGATCTTACAGAGTAAGAGCGTCAGCTATAAAGACCAAGCCTTCTTCAGCTTTGTCTTCTGGCCGTTTAGTCTCAAGCTGCTGTGGGCGCCACTGGTGGACGCTCTCTACTTCAGCAGGTTTGGTAGAAG AAAGTCGTGGCTGGTGCCCACACAGTACCTGCTCGGCCTCTTCATGCTCTACCTTTCTTTCACGGTTGATTCACTCCTACAGAGTGAGGGCGGACCCCAAGTGGTAACACTCACAGCAGTCTTCTTTATGCTTGCCTTCCTGGCAGCCACACAG GACATAGCTGTGGACGGCTGGGCCCTCACTATGTTATCCAGAGAGAATGTGGGCTATGCTTCTACATGCAACTCTGTGGGCCAGACAGCAGGATACTTCCTGGGGAATGTGCTCTTTCTGGCTCTGGAGTCTGCAAACTTCTGCAACAAATACCTCAGAGCAGAGCCTAAGGACACGGGCATTGTCACCTTGTCAG ACTTCTTGTTGTTTTGGGGAGGGGTGTTCCTCATTTCCACAACATTGGTAGCCATTATTAAAAGGGAGAATGAGCCTGGCAAAGGAAAGAGGAGAGTCCATGAGGAGACGCAGGGTGTCACGGAAACCTACAAGCTGCTGTTCTCTATCATCAAGATGCCCACAGTTTTCACCTTTTGTATCCTGCTTCTCACTGCGAAA attggcTTCTCTGCAGCAGACGCAGTGACAGGCCTGAAGCTGGTGGAGGCTGGAGTTCCCAAGGAGCAGCTGGCATTGCTGGCAGTGCCCATGGTGCCTCTGCAGATCCTACTACCTGTGATCATcagtaaatacacagcaggaccCAGACCTCTGGATGTCTTCTACAAGGCCTTCCCTTTtag GTTGCTAATAGGGCTGGAGTACGCTTTTCTGGTGTGGTGGACCCCCAGTGTAAAACAAGAAGGAGGATTCCCTGTTTACTATTACGCCATTGTGCTTCTTAGCTACGCATTGCATCAG GTGGCGTTGTACAGTATGTACGTGGCCTGCATGGCCTTCCATGCCAAAGTGAGCGACCCTCTCATCGGCGGGACCTACATGACCCTGCTGAACACCGTTACCAACCTCGGGGGAAACTGGCCCTCCACTGTGGCTCTGTGGATGGTGGATCCACTGACCTCTAAGGAGTGTGAGGGTGCTGTTGGGCAGAGCTGCGGCTCTCCAGAGGAGGCAGGG CTGTGCGTCAAGGAGGGCGGTGCTTGTGTGACCACACTGGACGGCTACTACGTGGAGTCAGTGGTGTGTGTTGTGATTGGTTTAGCCTGGTGGTTGTGGTTAGGGAAGAGGATGCGGCAGCTGCAGGAACAGAGCCCTGCCGCATGGAGGTGCAGAGCTAATCAGTGA
- the rps6kb1b gene encoding ribosomal protein S6 kinase beta-1 isoform X1 has product MAGVFDIDLDQPEENVSDDENEEVQIGDIMDQCSGFEFNMDDCEKIEISEDNVNQGTENIRPECFELLRVLGKGGYGKVFQVRKVVGAAAGKIFAMKVLKKAMIVRNAKDTAHTKAERNILEEVKHPFIVDLIYAFQTGGKLYLILEYLSGGELFMQLEREGIFMEDTACFYLAEISMALGHLHQKGIIYRDLKPENIMLNSQGHVKLTDFGLCKESIHDGTVTHTFCGTIEYMAPEILMRSGHNRAVDWWSLGALMYDMLTGAPPFTGENRKKTIDKILKCKLSLPPYLTQEARDLLKRLLKRNASSRLGAGAGDATEVQAHLFFRHINWEDLLARKVEPPFKPFLQSAEDVSQFDSKFTSQTPVDSPDDSTLSESANQAFLGFTYVAPSVLENIKERFSFEPKIRSPRRIMGSPRTPLSPVKFSGGDCWARSPLLQGGGPSVLQSPQDQAMELSTPEQMDVTTSSEASAPLPIRQPTGVNLAQMKQQAYPVVAKRPEHLRMNL; this is encoded by the exons ATGGCTGgagtgtttgacattgatttGGATCAGCCGGAGGAAAATGTCTCCGACGATGAGAATGAGGAG GTTCAAATCGGCGACATCATGGACCAGTGCAGTGGATTCGAGTT CAACATGGACGACTGCGAGAAGATCGAGATATCGGAGGACAACGTCAACCAGGGGACAGAGAACATCCGACCGGAGTGCTTTGAGCTGCTGCGGGTCCTGGGGAAAGGTGGATATGGAAAG GTTTTTCAAGTTCGGAAAGTTGTTGGAGCCGCAGCGGGCAAAATATTTGCCatgaaagttttaaaaaag GCTATGATTGTCCGCAACGCCAAGGACACAGCCCATACCAAGGCAGAGAGGAACATCCTGGAGGAGGTGAAGCATCCCTTCATAGTTGATCTCATCTACGCCTTCCAGACAGGAGGAAAGCTGTATCTCATCCTGGAGTACCTGAGTG GAGGGGAACTTTTCATGCAGCTGGAGAGGGAGGGCATCTTCATGGAAGACACAGCCTG tTTCTACCTGGCAGAGATCTCCATGGCTCTGGGCCACCTGCACCAGAAGGGCATCATCTACAGAGACCTAAAGCCTGAAAATATCATGCTCAACagccaag gccATGTAAAGCTAACAGACTTCGGGCTGTGTAAAGAGTCGATTCACGACGGCACAGTCACCCACACTTTCTGCGGCACCATCGAATACAT GGCCCCGGAGATCTTGATGAGAAGTGGACACAACAGAGCAGTGGACTGGTGGAGTCTGGGCGCTCTGATGTACGACATGCTCACAGGGGCG CCACCATTCACTGGTGAAAACCGAAAAAAGACCATTGACAAGATCCTGAAGTGTAAGCTCAGCCTCCCACCCTACCTCACACAAGAAGCAAGAGATCTCCTGAAACGG TTGCTGAAGAGGAACGCTTCATCGCGGCtgggagcaggagcaggagatgCCACAGAGGTGCAG GCTCATCTCTTCTTTAGACACATCAACTGGGAGGATTTGTTGGCTCGGAAAGTGGAGCCTCCCTTCAAACCTTTCCTG CAATCAGCTGAAGATGTGAGTCAGTTCGACTCGAAGTTCACCAGTCAGACGCCAGTTGACAGCCCGGATGACTCGACCCTCAGTGAGAGTGCCAATCAAGCCTTCCTG GGTTTCACATACGTCGCTCCATCTGTCCTGGAAAACATCAAAGAAAGGTTCTCATTTGAGCCAAAGATCCGCTCACCTCGACGGATCATGGGCAGCCCGAGAACACCTCTCAG CCCAGTCAAGTTCTCAGGGGGGGACTGCTGGGCCCGGAGTCCCCTTCTCCAAGGCGGAGGACCAAGCGTCCTCCAGTCACCTCAGGACCAGGCCATGGAGCTGTCCACCCCAGAGCAGATGGACGTCACAACGAGCTCCGAAGCCTCGGCCCCTCTTCCCATCCGTCAGCCTACCGGGGTCAACCTGGCTCAGATGAAGCAGCAAGCTTATCCCGTCGTGGCCAAACGGCCCGAGCATTTACGTATGAACCTATGA
- the rps6kb1b gene encoding ribosomal protein S6 kinase beta-1 isoform X2: protein MKVLKKAMIVRNAKDTAHTKAERNILEEVKHPFIVDLIYAFQTGGKLYLILEYLSGGELFMQLEREGIFMEDTACFYLAEISMALGHLHQKGIIYRDLKPENIMLNSQGHVKLTDFGLCKESIHDGTVTHTFCGTIEYMAPEILMRSGHNRAVDWWSLGALMYDMLTGAPPFTGENRKKTIDKILKCKLSLPPYLTQEARDLLKRLLKRNASSRLGAGAGDATEVQAHLFFRHINWEDLLARKVEPPFKPFLQSAEDVSQFDSKFTSQTPVDSPDDSTLSESANQAFLGFTYVAPSVLENIKERFSFEPKIRSPRRIMGSPRTPLSPVKFSGGDCWARSPLLQGGGPSVLQSPQDQAMELSTPEQMDVTTSSEASAPLPIRQPTGVNLAQMKQQAYPVVAKRPEHLRMNL, encoded by the exons atgaaagttttaaaaaag GCTATGATTGTCCGCAACGCCAAGGACACAGCCCATACCAAGGCAGAGAGGAACATCCTGGAGGAGGTGAAGCATCCCTTCATAGTTGATCTCATCTACGCCTTCCAGACAGGAGGAAAGCTGTATCTCATCCTGGAGTACCTGAGTG GAGGGGAACTTTTCATGCAGCTGGAGAGGGAGGGCATCTTCATGGAAGACACAGCCTG tTTCTACCTGGCAGAGATCTCCATGGCTCTGGGCCACCTGCACCAGAAGGGCATCATCTACAGAGACCTAAAGCCTGAAAATATCATGCTCAACagccaag gccATGTAAAGCTAACAGACTTCGGGCTGTGTAAAGAGTCGATTCACGACGGCACAGTCACCCACACTTTCTGCGGCACCATCGAATACAT GGCCCCGGAGATCTTGATGAGAAGTGGACACAACAGAGCAGTGGACTGGTGGAGTCTGGGCGCTCTGATGTACGACATGCTCACAGGGGCG CCACCATTCACTGGTGAAAACCGAAAAAAGACCATTGACAAGATCCTGAAGTGTAAGCTCAGCCTCCCACCCTACCTCACACAAGAAGCAAGAGATCTCCTGAAACGG TTGCTGAAGAGGAACGCTTCATCGCGGCtgggagcaggagcaggagatgCCACAGAGGTGCAG GCTCATCTCTTCTTTAGACACATCAACTGGGAGGATTTGTTGGCTCGGAAAGTGGAGCCTCCCTTCAAACCTTTCCTG CAATCAGCTGAAGATGTGAGTCAGTTCGACTCGAAGTTCACCAGTCAGACGCCAGTTGACAGCCCGGATGACTCGACCCTCAGTGAGAGTGCCAATCAAGCCTTCCTG GGTTTCACATACGTCGCTCCATCTGTCCTGGAAAACATCAAAGAAAGGTTCTCATTTGAGCCAAAGATCCGCTCACCTCGACGGATCATGGGCAGCCCGAGAACACCTCTCAG CCCAGTCAAGTTCTCAGGGGGGGACTGCTGGGCCCGGAGTCCCCTTCTCCAAGGCGGAGGACCAAGCGTCCTCCAGTCACCTCAGGACCAGGCCATGGAGCTGTCCACCCCAGAGCAGATGGACGTCACAACGAGCTCCGAAGCCTCGGCCCCTCTTCCCATCCGTCAGCCTACCGGGGTCAACCTGGCTCAGATGAAGCAGCAAGCTTATCCCGTCGTGGCCAAACGGCCCGAGCATTTACGTATGAACCTATGA